Proteins co-encoded in one Candidatus Coatesbacteria bacterium genomic window:
- a CDS encoding phosphatidate cytidylyltransferase translates to MNQWIGLAISYAFVFAVLGVAGVLQKRGRISGETARKIVHIGVSNWIVLAMFLFHDWYFAIIGPASFVILNFISWRYDLFEGMEAGDKSPGTVFFAISLTVVTWHFWWLWNTTGVDLRFIAVTAILVMGWGDGLAAVFGHRYGKRKLIGYKTLVGTTAMFIVSVIVCLAVSLLLAPWPAATALLLGLALAALATIGELLLPAGWDNLIVPLVTAYAYYGWIVLAPGF, encoded by the coding sequence ATGAACCAGTGGATCGGACTGGCAATCTCCTACGCCTTCGTCTTCGCCGTTCTCGGCGTGGCCGGCGTCCTGCAAAAACGCGGCCGCATCTCCGGCGAAACGGCGCGCAAGATCGTCCATATCGGCGTCAGTAACTGGATCGTCCTGGCCATGTTCCTGTTCCACGACTGGTACTTCGCCATCATCGGTCCGGCCAGCTTCGTGATCCTCAATTTCATCTCCTGGCGCTACGACCTGTTCGAGGGCATGGAAGCCGGTGACAAAAGCCCGGGCACCGTCTTCTTCGCCATCAGCCTCACCGTGGTCACCTGGCACTTCTGGTGGTTGTGGAACACCACCGGCGTCGATCTGCGCTTCATCGCCGTTACGGCGATCCTCGTCATGGGCTGGGGTGACGGTCTGGCCGCCGTCTTCGGCCATCGGTACGGCAAGCGCAAGCTGATCGGCTACAAGACCCTGGTCGGCACCACGGCGATGTTCATCGTCAGCGTAATCGTCTGCCTGGCGGTCAGTCTGCTACTGGCCCCCTGGCCGGCGGCGACGGCCCTGCTGCTCGGCCTGGCCCTGGCCGCCCTGGCCACCATCGGCGAGCTGCTGCTGCCCGCCGGCTGGGACAACCTGATCGTGCCCCTGGTTACCGCCTACGCCTATTACGGCTGGATCGTACTCGCCCCCGGTTTCTGA
- a CDS encoding CoA-binding protein, giving the protein MILKDAIETFKNARRIAVVGASRSPRKYGYKVFYHLERAGYEVYAVNPNCELIGSHKCYPDFDALPVEPAAAIFITPPEVTTKMVRRALDRGINSIWMQPGASSPEAITLAEGAGAAVVHGRCALVTV; this is encoded by the coding sequence ATGATCCTCAAAGACGCCATCGAGACCTTCAAGAACGCCCGACGGATAGCCGTCGTCGGCGCCAGCCGCAGCCCACGCAAGTACGGTTACAAGGTCTTCTACCACCTCGAGCGCGCCGGCTACGAGGTCTACGCCGTCAACCCCAACTGCGAGCTGATCGGCAGCCACAAGTGTTACCCGGACTTCGACGCCCTGCCCGTCGAGCCCGCGGCGGCGATCTTTATCACGCCGCCGGAGGTGACGACGAAGATGGTCCGACGAGCCCTGGACCGCGGGATCAACAGTATCTGGATGCAGCCGGGGGCGTCTTCGCCGGAGGCGATCACCCTGGCCGAGGGTGCCGGCGCCGCCGTCGTTCACGGCCGCTGCGCCCTGGTAACCGTCTAA
- a CDS encoding radical SAM protein, with the protein MARINKDYLLVLILAVVGAALIVVGLTVDFTPQRLVAGDGGLEQWFFVGLGALSLLAALLFGVLAARRRRQMADPNHAAHQPLLEDIFTEPEPLEPGIYHLRSGDAFAGYRVHLRIEPSGNGTLVINAAKIIHLNHTAAEYAKLIVEERDKAEAVREITNRYRVPRKVAAADYDRIARIITEMATGADVCPVTYLDLERTEPFSVETFAPYRVDLVLTYACDNTCAHCYVAEDHKGKISMEPADWRRVMDILWEVGVPHVTFTGGEATLHPHLRGLIEYAEDLGLVTGLLTNGRKLADEDYLAGLVEAGLDHVQITLESHDEAVHDAMVGVEGAWKQTVQGVRNALELPLYVLTNTTLTKRNVDGLEQTVEFLAGLGLPQVAANGMIHAGGGVHNPEALTEAELQPHVETFFETATRLGLNFLWYTPTRYEDFDPVELGVGIKTCSAARYNLAVEPDGAVLPCQSYFESLGNLLTDGWDAVWNNPLAVNLRKREWAPAECRRCTQFPLCGGGCPLLYKEDGGQVTCVGTS; encoded by the coding sequence ATGGCGCGGATCAACAAGGATTATCTCCTGGTGCTCATCCTGGCCGTCGTCGGCGCGGCTCTGATCGTCGTCGGCTTGACGGTGGACTTCACCCCGCAGCGCCTCGTGGCAGGTGACGGTGGTCTGGAGCAGTGGTTCTTCGTCGGACTGGGGGCCTTGAGCCTGCTGGCGGCCCTGCTGTTCGGCGTCCTGGCGGCAAGGCGCAGGCGACAGATGGCCGATCCGAACCATGCGGCGCACCAGCCGCTGCTCGAGGACATCTTTACCGAACCCGAGCCCCTCGAGCCGGGGATCTATCACTTGCGCTCCGGCGACGCCTTCGCCGGTTACCGCGTCCACCTGCGCATCGAGCCCTCGGGCAACGGCACCCTGGTGATCAACGCCGCCAAGATCATCCACCTGAACCATACGGCGGCCGAGTACGCCAAGCTGATCGTCGAGGAGCGGGACAAGGCTGAGGCCGTGCGCGAGATAACCAACCGCTACCGGGTGCCGCGCAAGGTCGCCGCGGCGGACTACGACCGCATCGCCCGCATCATCACCGAGATGGCCACGGGCGCCGACGTCTGTCCGGTGACCTACCTGGATCTGGAGCGCACCGAGCCTTTCAGCGTGGAGACCTTCGCCCCCTACCGGGTGGACCTGGTGCTGACCTACGCCTGCGACAACACCTGTGCCCACTGCTACGTCGCCGAGGATCACAAGGGCAAGATCAGCATGGAGCCCGCCGACTGGCGCCGGGTGATGGACATCCTCTGGGAGGTCGGCGTGCCCCACGTCACCTTCACCGGCGGCGAGGCCACTCTGCACCCCCACCTGCGCGGGCTGATCGAGTACGCCGAGGACCTGGGCCTGGTGACCGGCCTGCTGACCAACGGTCGCAAGCTGGCCGACGAGGACTACCTGGCCGGTCTGGTCGAGGCCGGACTGGATCATGTCCAGATCACCCTGGAGAGCCACGACGAGGCGGTTCACGACGCGATGGTCGGCGTCGAGGGCGCCTGGAAACAGACGGTCCAGGGTGTGCGCAACGCCCTCGAGCTACCCCTCTACGTGCTGACCAACACCACCTTGACCAAGCGCAACGTCGACGGTCTGGAGCAGACCGTCGAGTTCCTGGCTGGGCTCGGCCTGCCCCAGGTGGCGGCCAACGGAATGATCCACGCCGGCGGCGGCGTTCACAACCCCGAGGCCCTGACCGAGGCCGAGCTGCAGCCCCACGTCGAGACCTTCTTCGAGACCGCCACCCGACTGGGGCTCAACTTCCTCTGGTACACGCCGACGCGCTACGAGGATTTCGATCCCGTCGAGCTCGGCGTGGGTATCAAGACCTGTTCCGCCGCCCGCTACAACCTGGCCGTCGAGCCCGACGGCGCGGTACTGCCCTGTCAGAGCTACTTCGAGTCCCTGGGCAATCTGCTGACCGACGGCTGGGACGCCGTCTGGAACAACCCGCTGGCCGTCAACCTGCGCAAGCGGGAGTGGGCGCCCGCGGAATGCCGACGCTGCACCCAGTTCCCGCTGTGCGGCGGCGGTTGCCCCCTGTTATATAAGGAGGACGGCGGCCAGGTGACCTGCGTGGGCACCTCCTAA